Proteins encoded within one genomic window of Hahella chejuensis KCTC 2396:
- a CDS encoding methyltransferase family protein — MTFLIVFKMLSWLILSVFFYYGYDMRRRPGWRELAPGRSTRIMKSAALTLGVILVTAIACLTRLRPTDYVALLCFLAGALLVREAKKELEKSGAFTWTGYALVTPHLVTSGIYAWLRHPLYAGVHLVEIGGALLVLPHASDWFPQAHLEISLGLSVALLYAIFFNLKQAARESQFLAQVFGEEYRRYASRVRAFIPITKGH; from the coding sequence ATGACATTCCTGATTGTTTTTAAGATGCTTTCCTGGTTAATCCTTAGCGTTTTCTTCTACTACGGTTACGACATGCGGCGACGCCCTGGCTGGCGCGAGCTGGCTCCAGGCAGGAGCACCCGGATAATGAAAAGCGCAGCTTTGACTCTGGGCGTCATACTGGTGACGGCAATCGCATGTCTCACACGGTTGAGACCGACGGACTACGTCGCGTTGTTATGTTTTCTGGCGGGCGCCTTACTGGTGCGTGAAGCGAAAAAAGAACTGGAGAAGAGTGGCGCCTTCACCTGGACCGGTTATGCGCTGGTCACACCGCACTTAGTAACCTCGGGTATCTACGCATGGCTGCGCCATCCCCTATATGCAGGCGTGCATCTGGTGGAGATCGGCGGCGCCTTGCTGGTTCTTCCTCATGCTTCGGACTGGTTTCCGCAAGCCCATTTGGAGATAAGCCTTGGCCTGTCAGTGGCGTTGCTATACGCCATCTTTTTCAACTTGAAACAGGCCGCTCGCGAATCTCAGTTTTTGGCGCAGGTTTTTGGTGAGGAATACCGACGCTACGCCTCACGGGTCAGAGCGTTTATTCCCATCACCAAAGGTCACTAG